Proteins encoded in a region of the Streptomyces violaceoruber genome:
- a CDS encoding DUF6274 family protein → MAASVRHETRALLRAHLSAASSYGHVTRHCPICHRLLRLALDSPAPQSPTGRQEGVDDGSAPTA, encoded by the coding sequence ATGGCGGCATCGGTCAGGCACGAGACGCGGGCCCTGCTCCGCGCGCATCTGTCGGCCGCGTCGTCGTACGGTCACGTGACGCGGCACTGTCCGATCTGCCACCGGCTCCTGCGGCTCGCACTGGACTCGCCGGCCCCACAGTCTCCGACAGGCCGTCAAGAGGGCGTCGACGACGGGAGCGCGCCCACGGCATGA
- the bldC gene encoding developmental transcriptional regulator BldC, translating into MTARTPDAEPLLTPAEVATMFRVDPKTVTRWAKAGKLTSIRTLGGHRRYREAEVRALLAGIPQQRSEA; encoded by the coding sequence ATGACCGCTCGCACCCCTGATGCCGAGCCGCTGCTGACCCCGGCTGAGGTCGCCACCATGTTCCGCGTCGACCCGAAGACGGTCACGCGCTGGGCGAAGGCCGGCAAGCTCACGTCGATCCGCACGCTCGGCGGGCATCGCCGCTACCGCGAAGCCGAGGTCCGCGCTCTGCTCGCGGGCATTCCGCAGCAGCGCAGCGAGGCCTGA